The Aneurinibacillus migulanus genome contains the following window.
AGATCCAATTGTGCGCGCAGTTGCCGAGTCGTACCGCTCCATTACGAAAAAAGATCCGATTTACAATGGAGTGCCGGGCGCGACAGACGGCACGTTTTTACACAAGGCTGGTATTCCGATCGTAACTACGGGAGCCGGAGACAGGCATATTCCCCATCATGCAGATGAGTATGTCGATATTGATGAGCTTGTGGAAACGACCCGTCTTTACGCTCTCTCTGCTCTTCATTTTTTGAAAAATGAATAAACATCCGTTTTACAAGCGATTTTATTGTTAAGACCGGGTGTATTGTGTACTATTTTATAAGAATGAGGGACATCTTCTTTCCTCTGTATTTTACCTTGCCATACTGGAAAGAAGATGTTCCTGTTTGTATTAAGAGAACAAATTCGAACATACGCTTGCTCTACTCATTATGTGGCAGTTATTGGGGGGAATATAATGAAGAACATTAAACTGTTGCTCTGGCTGCCTTTTGTAGGGATGCTGCTTTTTCTGCCGTTAGCGAACAGGGTAGAGCCCTATATACTGGGATTGCCTTTCCTTCTTTTCTGGATTGTAGCGTGGATGGTGCTATCCTCCATCATTTTAACGGTTATTTATCGATTCGATCCTGACAATAAGGGGAGCGATGTAGAATGAATATATCCCTACTAATCATTTTGATTTTTATGTGTCTCGCTCTGTATCTAGGCATACAAGCAAAACAGGGAAAGAAGATGA
Protein-coding sequences here:
- a CDS encoding DUF3311 domain-containing protein: MKNIKLLLWLPFVGMLLFLPLANRVEPYILGLPFLLFWIVAWMVLSSIILTVIYRFDPDNKGSDVE